In a genomic window of Occallatibacter riparius:
- a CDS encoding porin yields the protein MDLRSGLRTFTACLAMAAGITAAAQTDSATPQAPAPATPAAEPAAPAPTPWKIGPMEVSGFLDGYYSYNHNNPTEADNGKSNDYYNFNTDANQPGFSAAKLTLNHDPAPIGAHIDAVYGRTNRLINTSGQLEYIEQAFLSVKPAKWKGLEIDGGKFVTYAGAEVIEAKDNWAYSRGLLFAWAIPYWHFGGRATMPVSKVDTIGAQVVNGWNNITHHVGGPTIGFNNTLTETKYTWSSDIYTGKADAPSGQNGYRNLFDTTLLLTPTSKLSGYINFDFAQQKQSKTSQGEGVNERDNLYGIAFAAHDQFLPAHAATVRYETLNDAGGFSTGTPQILQEFTGTYEYKWKYGFLGRMEYRHDWSNMATFHKENGMTDSQTTFSTGIILVIAPKR from the coding sequence ATGGATTTGAGGTCAGGCCTTCGCACATTCACCGCATGTCTCGCCATGGCTGCAGGAATCACCGCCGCGGCACAGACAGATTCTGCCACTCCCCAGGCCCCTGCTCCCGCGACGCCCGCAGCTGAACCTGCTGCTCCGGCTCCAACACCATGGAAAATCGGCCCCATGGAAGTAAGTGGATTCCTGGATGGCTACTACTCCTATAACCACAACAACCCTACAGAAGCAGACAACGGCAAGTCGAACGACTACTATAACTTCAACACGGACGCGAACCAGCCCGGCTTCAGCGCGGCCAAGCTCACTCTGAACCATGATCCTGCGCCTATTGGTGCGCACATCGACGCCGTCTACGGCCGCACCAATCGCCTGATCAATACCTCGGGTCAGCTTGAGTATATTGAGCAGGCTTTCCTGAGCGTGAAGCCCGCCAAGTGGAAGGGCCTGGAAATCGATGGCGGCAAGTTCGTCACCTACGCCGGCGCTGAAGTGATTGAAGCCAAGGACAACTGGGCCTATTCGCGCGGACTGCTTTTCGCCTGGGCGATTCCCTACTGGCACTTCGGCGGACGCGCCACCATGCCTGTCAGCAAGGTGGACACCATCGGCGCCCAGGTTGTGAATGGCTGGAACAACATCACCCATCATGTGGGTGGTCCAACCATTGGCTTCAACAATACGCTCACCGAAACCAAATACACCTGGAGTTCGGATATCTATACCGGCAAGGCGGATGCTCCCTCGGGACAGAATGGTTATCGCAACCTGTTCGACACCACGCTGCTGCTGACGCCCACCAGCAAGCTCAGCGGATACATTAATTTTGATTTCGCCCAGCAGAAGCAGTCGAAGACCTCGCAGGGCGAGGGCGTAAACGAACGTGACAACCTGTACGGCATCGCATTCGCCGCGCACGACCAGTTCTTGCCCGCCCACGCCGCCACAGTCCGCTACGAAACCCTGAACGACGCCGGAGGATTTTCAACCGGCACCCCACAGATTCTGCAGGAGTTCACCGGCACCTATGAATACAAGTGGAAGTACGGTTTCCTGGGTCGCATGGAGTACCGCCACGACTGGTCGAACATGGCCACCTTCCACAAAGAAAACGGCATGACGGATTCGCAGACCACCTTCAGCACCGGCATCATCCTCGTCATCGCCCCCAAGCGCTAA
- a CDS encoding PP2C family protein-serine/threonine phosphatase: protein MLDVQFGQASDPGKVRTNNEDSMGSFVPKSRHEARSLGYLFAVADGVGGMDLGEVASATAIQVVTKEFAQAQAGSMLPGLLPRLVQHANAAVHDRRMEREYRGKQMATTLVTCALRYDQAVISHVGDSRCYLVRGGKARQVTDDHTLVNQQRKLGLISAEDIAESQSRHVLIKSLGPEMFVAPDTNLITVQPGDVVVLCTDGLHDELPEEELARIVSQPRKDIAEIAEDLVARAVEVDGNDNTTAQVIRVRSVEQVGMYRGRPYRLPA, encoded by the coding sequence ATGTTAGATGTTCAGTTTGGCCAGGCAAGCGATCCCGGCAAAGTTCGCACCAATAATGAAGACAGCATGGGCTCCTTTGTTCCGAAATCGCGGCACGAGGCGCGCTCCCTGGGATATCTCTTCGCCGTAGCCGACGGCGTAGGCGGCATGGATCTCGGAGAGGTCGCCTCCGCCACCGCCATTCAGGTCGTCACGAAGGAATTCGCGCAGGCGCAGGCCGGCAGCATGCTCCCCGGCCTCTTGCCTCGGCTGGTGCAGCACGCCAACGCCGCGGTGCACGACCGCCGCATGGAGCGCGAGTACCGCGGCAAGCAGATGGCCACCACGCTGGTTACCTGCGCCCTTCGCTACGATCAGGCCGTCATCTCCCACGTGGGCGACTCGCGCTGTTATCTGGTCCGCGGCGGCAAAGCCCGCCAGGTCACTGACGACCACACCCTGGTAAACCAGCAGCGCAAGCTCGGACTTATTTCCGCAGAAGACATCGCCGAATCGCAATCGCGCCACGTGCTGATCAAAAGCCTCGGCCCTGAGATGTTTGTCGCCCCCGACACGAACTTGATCACGGTGCAGCCCGGTGATGTGGTCGTGCTCTGCACCGATGGGCTGCACGATGAACTGCCCGAGGAGGAACTTGCCAGAATCGTCTCGCAGCCGCGCAAGGACATAGCGGAAATCGCAGAAGATCTGGTCGCGCGCGCCGTAGAAGTGGATGGAAACGATAACACCACCGCGCAGGTAATTCGCGTGCGCTCAGTCGAACAGGTCGGCATGTACCGCGGGCGTCCTTACCGCCTGCCGGCCTGA
- a CDS encoding APC family permease codes for MAETKAPQMQATLGLTGLTSNAMALIAPGAFLWLTFFIQATAGVAGQPSTAPAMWMGIFAALLLCLATAVAYAEISKLYPGTGSSYYYAEQAMLSKDKAFKYARLAKFIVGWGSHLYYWVYPGVMVATTGIFVGYVVGFLFPTFLSGSNPGPLFMALVAIVFSFFVAWIAQKGAGASTAVNLAINVVQISALVVFSVLALGYRTSHPTGTPALLYDSQTLSTYNYQFATAKDGSVMRDASGTPLPLLDSAGKQVPFTADYPATDSNGNMLTHTKASSVVGIHKVSWVFIQATVAILILVGFESVTAMGGEAKNPTKHIPIAVIASLLIQGLFCYLFEYFAANYFLNSGYTMQSAAGSAAPIGDMMIIVGDNLLGRGHGKYFMLAEAFTVFLALIGTTLSCMNTGARVTYAMGKDDEAPEHFGMLHAKSLTPRRAIWTLACISAVIGCVAVSFVFADASAPTDATIAALPHNIFSSFGYPSHDTLVKVPNSLLSITLTSNFGTFILYGLSCFLCMVAYSKRPDHNFLLHTLIPGFGLVANLACMAVYVVGPFFSLGTKMEPLCALGISAVWGAYGAFYFLKSSKKKGKAILLETKQAVSQ; via the coding sequence ATGGCAGAAACAAAAGCACCGCAAATGCAGGCCACACTGGGCTTGACCGGGTTGACCAGCAACGCGATGGCTCTGATCGCTCCCGGCGCATTCCTTTGGCTGACGTTCTTCATCCAGGCCACCGCCGGCGTGGCCGGCCAGCCTTCGACAGCTCCCGCAATGTGGATGGGCATCTTCGCAGCCCTTCTGCTGTGCCTCGCCACAGCCGTCGCGTATGCCGAGATCTCCAAGCTCTATCCCGGCACCGGTTCCAGCTACTATTACGCCGAGCAGGCCATGCTCTCCAAGGACAAAGCGTTCAAGTACGCGCGTCTTGCCAAGTTCATCGTGGGCTGGGGCTCACACCTGTACTATTGGGTTTACCCCGGAGTAATGGTGGCTACCACCGGCATCTTCGTCGGCTATGTGGTTGGCTTCCTCTTCCCCACCTTCCTCAGCGGATCCAACCCCGGACCGCTATTCATGGCTCTGGTCGCGATCGTCTTCTCGTTCTTCGTCGCATGGATCGCGCAGAAGGGCGCAGGGGCCTCAACCGCCGTCAACCTCGCCATCAACGTCGTACAGATCTCCGCACTCGTGGTGTTCAGCGTCCTGGCGCTCGGTTATCGCACCAGCCATCCCACGGGAACGCCGGCTCTGCTGTACGACTCGCAGACCCTGTCCACTTACAACTACCAGTTCGCTACTGCCAAGGACGGCTCCGTAATGCGTGACGCGAGCGGCACGCCGCTCCCGCTGCTCGACAGCGCCGGCAAGCAGGTCCCGTTCACCGCCGACTATCCCGCCACCGACTCGAACGGCAACATGCTGACACACACCAAGGCTTCGTCTGTCGTTGGAATCCACAAGGTCAGCTGGGTCTTCATCCAGGCGACAGTCGCCATTCTCATCCTGGTCGGATTTGAATCCGTCACAGCCATGGGTGGCGAAGCCAAGAATCCAACAAAACACATCCCCATCGCGGTTATCGCATCGCTGCTGATTCAGGGGCTGTTCTGCTACCTCTTCGAATACTTCGCAGCAAACTACTTCTTAAACTCCGGCTACACCATGCAAAGCGCCGCCGGGTCAGCGGCGCCCATCGGCGACATGATGATCATCGTGGGCGACAACCTCCTCGGCCGCGGGCACGGCAAGTACTTCATGCTGGCTGAGGCGTTCACTGTGTTTCTCGCGCTCATCGGCACCACGCTGAGCTGTATGAACACGGGCGCGCGCGTCACCTATGCTATGGGCAAAGACGATGAGGCTCCCGAGCACTTCGGCATGCTGCACGCCAAGTCGCTCACGCCGCGGCGCGCCATCTGGACGCTGGCTTGCATCTCCGCCGTCATCGGCTGCGTCGCCGTTTCGTTCGTCTTCGCAGATGCATCGGCTCCCACGGACGCGACAATCGCCGCCCTGCCCCACAACATCTTCTCCAGCTTCGGCTACCCGTCCCACGACACGCTCGTAAAGGTGCCGAACTCCCTGCTGTCCATCACCCTCACCTCCAACTTCGGCACCTTCATCCTCTACGGATTGAGCTGCTTCCTCTGCATGGTGGCGTATAGCAAGCGTCCCGATCACAACTTCCTGCTGCACACGCTGATTCCCGGCTTCGGCCTCGTGGCAAACCTGGCCTGCATGGCGGTGTACGTAGTCGGTCCCTTCTTCAGCCTCGGCACCAAAATGGAACCGCTCTGCGCACTGGGCATCTCAGCCGTGTGGGGCGCCTACGGCGCCTTCTACTTCCTCAAGTCGTCGAAGAAGAAGGGCAAGGCAATCCTGCTCGAGACCAAGCAGGCTGTCAGCCAGTAG
- a CDS encoding outer membrane protein assembly factor BamB family protein — MKRDSVSIHWVLRYALLPVALFVFLGSSSVAFENASGSWPMVNLDSGAMRYSPLAQINTKNVSRLKVAWIYHMKPAPAAGSKPDAAWRLSEDQPLVVGNTMFVVTPYSRVVALDAGTGNEKWVFMIPGSDHASLRGAEYWPGDAITGPSLFFGTNGGLLYSISAATGKPNMRFGKDGAVNLRTPEVIGADAGRPYILPSPPVIYKDLIITGSGPGEGSGGKDGGLGPAGDTRAWDIHTGKLVWTFHSVPRPGETGHETWGGDSWQQRSGVNVWGYMTVDRERGILYMPFGAPNYDRVGTDRPGNNLFGSSLVAADAATGKLLWYFQTVHHDIWDYDTEAPPTLVDVHRDGKIIPAVVIVNKTGLMFVLNRVTGKPLFPVVERPVPPSDVPGEHASPTQPFPTRPAPLAPMKVQLYDDLPDHAAWCKSYVEDNHMLLAQQPYTPPAFNRYSVNLPGTHGGVNYAGGTFDPTLGLFIVNVNNLGQPMRIVPDLAGGFTNSGEFAGTRRFWDPENHLPCTQPPWGELIAVNVNSGEIAWRSVLGVTDKFPGGRQHTGRPGLGGPITTAGGLTFIAATDDARFRAFESKTGREVWNYHLPASGESIPITYLGQDGKQYVAIVATGGGLIGAPLLSDELIVFKLDDGRNQGPNVVQASPNPAGSQQSLASPTHDQMAQNADPQKNAKLVRQAALFPPGPGRDVTIRACSTCHGLDVVANERLSPQEWTNVVQTMSGKGVLATPAELEMIRTYLAQAFPRSGSTSKK, encoded by the coding sequence ATGAAGCGAGATTCCGTCAGCATCCATTGGGTTCTCAGATACGCTCTATTGCCGGTTGCGCTCTTCGTCTTCCTCGGCTCTTCTTCTGTGGCTTTCGAGAATGCGTCGGGCTCATGGCCCATGGTCAATCTCGATTCCGGGGCCATGCGCTACTCTCCGCTGGCACAGATCAATACAAAGAACGTGAGCCGCCTGAAGGTGGCGTGGATTTATCACATGAAGCCCGCGCCGGCGGCTGGAAGTAAACCCGACGCTGCATGGCGACTATCGGAAGACCAGCCGCTGGTGGTGGGGAACACCATGTTCGTTGTGACCCCATACAGCCGGGTGGTCGCGTTAGACGCGGGTACGGGGAACGAAAAATGGGTTTTCATGATTCCCGGATCGGACCATGCCTCGCTGCGCGGCGCCGAGTATTGGCCCGGCGACGCGATCACCGGCCCCTCTCTCTTTTTCGGAACGAACGGCGGCTTGCTTTATTCGATTAGTGCGGCGACTGGCAAGCCAAACATGCGGTTCGGAAAGGATGGTGCTGTCAATCTGCGTACGCCCGAGGTGATAGGCGCAGACGCAGGCAGGCCTTACATACTGCCGTCTCCGCCAGTGATCTACAAAGACCTGATCATCACCGGTTCAGGGCCTGGCGAAGGCTCCGGAGGCAAGGACGGCGGCCTTGGCCCCGCGGGCGATACGCGGGCATGGGACATTCACACAGGAAAGCTTGTCTGGACGTTCCACTCGGTGCCGCGCCCCGGAGAAACAGGCCACGAGACGTGGGGAGGCGATAGCTGGCAGCAACGCTCCGGGGTGAACGTCTGGGGCTACATGACGGTGGATCGGGAGCGGGGCATTCTCTACATGCCGTTTGGAGCTCCCAATTACGATCGGGTCGGGACCGATCGGCCAGGGAACAATCTCTTCGGATCGTCGTTGGTGGCTGCGGATGCAGCCACCGGAAAGCTGCTCTGGTATTTTCAGACGGTCCATCACGACATCTGGGATTACGACACAGAGGCCCCACCGACGCTGGTTGACGTTCATCGCGATGGCAAGATCATTCCCGCCGTGGTTATCGTGAACAAGACCGGCCTCATGTTCGTGCTCAATCGCGTAACTGGAAAGCCGCTCTTTCCCGTGGTTGAAAGGCCAGTGCCTCCGAGTGACGTTCCCGGCGAGCATGCTTCTCCCACGCAGCCGTTTCCCACGAGGCCCGCTCCGCTGGCGCCCATGAAGGTGCAGCTATACGACGACCTGCCCGATCATGCCGCGTGGTGCAAGTCCTATGTGGAGGACAACCACATGTTGCTGGCGCAACAGCCCTACACGCCACCCGCATTCAATCGATACTCCGTCAACCTGCCCGGAACGCATGGTGGAGTGAATTACGCCGGAGGCACCTTCGATCCGACGCTGGGCCTGTTCATTGTGAACGTGAACAATCTCGGCCAGCCGATGCGCATCGTCCCCGACCTGGCCGGCGGTTTCACCAATTCAGGTGAGTTTGCTGGTACGAGACGTTTCTGGGATCCGGAGAACCACCTGCCATGCACTCAACCTCCCTGGGGAGAACTTATCGCGGTGAATGTTAACAGCGGCGAGATCGCCTGGCGATCTGTGCTGGGAGTGACTGACAAGTTCCCCGGAGGGAGGCAGCACACAGGCCGGCCCGGACTTGGCGGTCCGATTACGACGGCCGGTGGGTTGACATTCATCGCGGCGACTGACGACGCCCGCTTCCGAGCCTTCGAGTCGAAGACTGGCCGTGAAGTGTGGAATTACCATCTACCTGCATCAGGCGAGTCCATTCCGATCACTTATCTGGGCCAGGACGGAAAGCAATACGTGGCGATTGTAGCGACGGGAGGAGGCCTGATAGGCGCGCCACTGCTCAGCGATGAACTGATCGTATTCAAGCTCGATGACGGCAGAAATCAAGGGCCCAATGTCGTTCAGGCGAGTCCGAATCCTGCCGGGTCTCAGCAATCATTGGCCTCGCCAACGCACGACCAAATGGCGCAAAACGCGGATCCGCAGAAGAACGCCAAGCTTGTTCGCCAAGCTGCCTTGTTCCCTCCAGGGCCGGGCCGGGATGTCACGATTCGGGCCTGCTCGACGTGCCACGGTCTTGACGTCGTGGCGAATGAGCGGCTGAGTCCGCAGGAATGGACCAACGTTGTGCAAACAATGTCCGGGAAGGGCGTTTTAGCGACGCCCGCCGAACTGGAGATGATCCGGACTTATCTCGCGCAGGCATTTCCGCGGTCGGGCAGCACAAGCAAGAAGTGA
- a CDS encoding S9 family peptidase — protein MGLRFAGALAALPLLLCAAAPAQHARQYTNQDYANAEKFMPYNVNPLAFKGQVKAQILDDTRFWYKDVDESGITYTIIDPGRGTHKPAFDHEKLAAALNAIPQSHIQADARHLYLSDLSFSDNGRVLNFSGYGNTYRCDLGAAPAACNLISSEEHSQPGAGHAEAHPPLTLSPDKKLGAFIRDWNLWVRNLATGEDTQLTTDGQENYGYATDNAGWKSSDSAILLWSPDSTKIATFQQDQRNTGMMYLVPVTNSHPELKAWKYPLVGDKDVTMIERVIIDVNARKVIRLKMPPDQHRSTLCDDVACDGNTWSDVEWSPDGSRLAFVSTSRDHKQEWLREADAATGDVREVMSETAPKFYESGNGKINWHYLPKSNEILWFSERDDWGNLYLYDLKTGQLKNQITRGPGNVTQVLHIDEAKRVIYFIGVGKEKDRDPYYQHFYRVNFDGSGVRLLTSENADHEIKMAFGGQYFVDAYSTPTEPQITVVRDTEGKTVMEVARQDISKLKAAGWPPPTPVKVKGRDGKTDLYGFMFKPMHFDASKKYPIINYVYPGPQTGSCGNRQFRASHGDNQALAELGFIVVCIDGMGTPWRSKSFHEAYYGNLGDNTIPDQLAGMKDLARQYPFIDLDRVGIYGHSGGGNATAAAMLHYPDFFKVGIAESGNHDQRDYEDDWAEKWSGLEVKNADGTSNYDSQANQNFAKNLKGHLLLAHGTMDNNVPPNNTLVLVDALIKANKDFDLLMIPNVPHSYGPASNYMARRRWDYFVRYLAGDIPPVEYKMRPYSAMQAVMRGGPATGDDSDSQP, from the coding sequence ATGGGTCTGAGATTTGCAGGAGCCCTTGCGGCTCTCCCCCTCCTCCTCTGCGCTGCCGCCCCCGCACAGCATGCCCGCCAGTACACCAATCAGGACTACGCGAATGCCGAGAAGTTCATGCCATATAACGTGAACCCACTGGCATTCAAAGGCCAGGTCAAAGCGCAGATCCTCGATGACACGCGCTTCTGGTACAAGGACGTGGATGAGAGCGGTATCACCTACACGATCATCGATCCAGGCAGGGGCACGCATAAACCTGCCTTCGATCACGAAAAGCTCGCCGCCGCCCTGAACGCGATCCCGCAGAGCCACATTCAGGCAGACGCGAGGCATCTTTACCTTTCGGACCTGTCCTTCTCTGACAACGGTCGCGTGCTGAACTTCTCTGGCTACGGCAACACCTACCGTTGCGACCTAGGTGCGGCGCCCGCCGCCTGCAATCTCATTTCCTCAGAGGAGCACAGCCAGCCCGGCGCTGGACACGCCGAAGCCCATCCGCCGCTCACTCTCTCGCCTGACAAGAAGCTCGGCGCCTTCATCCGCGACTGGAATCTTTGGGTGCGCAACCTGGCCACAGGCGAAGACACGCAGCTCACCACTGACGGCCAGGAGAACTACGGCTACGCCACCGACAACGCCGGCTGGAAATCGTCGGACTCAGCCATCCTCCTCTGGTCCCCCGACTCCACAAAGATCGCCACCTTCCAGCAGGACCAGCGCAACACCGGCATGATGTATCTGGTCCCCGTCACCAACTCGCATCCCGAGCTGAAGGCCTGGAAGTATCCCCTAGTCGGCGATAAGGACGTGACCATGATCGAGCGCGTCATCATCGATGTGAACGCGCGCAAGGTCATCCGGCTCAAGATGCCGCCCGATCAGCACCGCTCCACGCTCTGCGACGATGTGGCCTGCGACGGTAACACGTGGTCTGACGTTGAGTGGAGTCCGGACGGATCGCGCCTCGCTTTCGTCTCCACCTCGCGCGATCACAAGCAGGAGTGGCTGCGCGAAGCCGACGCCGCAACCGGTGATGTGCGCGAAGTCATGTCAGAGACCGCGCCCAAGTTCTACGAGAGCGGCAACGGCAAGATCAACTGGCACTATCTGCCCAAGTCGAACGAGATCCTCTGGTTCAGCGAGCGCGACGACTGGGGCAATCTTTACCTCTACGACCTGAAGACAGGCCAGTTGAAGAACCAGATCACCCGCGGCCCCGGTAACGTCACGCAGGTGCTCCACATCGACGAGGCGAAGCGCGTTATCTACTTCATCGGCGTTGGCAAGGAGAAGGATCGCGATCCCTACTACCAGCACTTCTATCGCGTGAACTTCGACGGTTCCGGCGTGCGCCTGCTTACGTCTGAGAACGCGGATCATGAGATCAAGATGGCTTTCGGCGGTCAATACTTCGTCGACGCGTACTCCACGCCCACTGAACCGCAGATCACCGTTGTGCGCGACACCGAAGGCAAGACAGTGATGGAAGTAGCGCGCCAGGACATCTCGAAGCTCAAAGCCGCCGGATGGCCGCCGCCCACACCCGTCAAGGTGAAGGGCAGAGACGGCAAAACCGACCTCTACGGCTTCATGTTCAAGCCCATGCACTTCGATGCTTCGAAGAAGTATCCCATCATCAACTACGTCTATCCTGGTCCACAGACGGGCTCGTGCGGCAACCGGCAGTTCCGCGCCTCCCACGGCGACAACCAGGCACTCGCCGAGCTTGGCTTCATCGTTGTCTGCATCGACGGCATGGGCACGCCATGGCGCTCAAAGAGCTTCCACGAGGCGTACTACGGCAACCTCGGCGACAACACCATCCCCGATCAACTCGCCGGCATGAAGGATCTCGCCCGCCAGTATCCCTTCATCGACCTGGATCGCGTCGGCATCTACGGCCATTCCGGCGGAGGTAATGCGACCGCCGCTGCCATGCTGCACTATCCCGACTTCTTCAAGGTGGGCATCGCCGAGAGCGGCAACCACGATCAGCGCGACTACGAAGACGACTGGGCCGAAAAGTGGTCGGGCCTCGAAGTGAAGAACGCCGATGGCACCAGCAACTATGACTCGCAGGCCAACCAGAATTTCGCCAAAAATCTCAAGGGCCATCTGCTGCTGGCGCACGGCACTATGGACAACAATGTGCCACCCAACAACACGCTTGTCCTCGTCGACGCGCTCATCAAGGCGAACAAGGACTTTGACCTGCTCATGATTCCCAACGTGCCACACAGCTACGGCCCAGCCTCGAACTACATGGCCCGCCGCCGTTGGGATTACTTCGTGCGCTATCTCGCAGGCGACATTCCGCCCGTCGAGTACAAGATGAGGCCATACTCCGCAATGCAGGCCGTCATGCGCGGCGGCCCCGCCACTGGCGACGACAGCGACTCTCAGCCGTAG
- a CDS encoding serine/threonine-protein kinase, producing the protein MGFYDSLEPGQQIDSYRIESLVARSGMATIYRAVDTRDGKVVALKIPHPGMEADPVLYDRFQREASIGEKLNHPGVMRVFGDEKRSRVYMVMEWCEGRLLRSILDQGRISQEHALHIAVRVLEALDYIHANGVVHRDLKPENIMVDANDDIKLIDFGIAGDAAARRLTYAKITTALGSPNYISPEQVKGKRGDSRTDIYAVGIILYEMLTGKVPFTGSNPMQVINDRLLNYPTPPSVLEPSISPQLQEAIYRAIEREPANRYRRASEFAHDLQHLDQVGVENRPELNEWKKRRSYLPRKIAYYAALALIPVAILLCMVLLSRH; encoded by the coding sequence ATGGGATTTTACGACAGCCTCGAGCCGGGCCAGCAGATCGATTCGTATCGCATCGAATCCCTGGTTGCGCGCAGCGGCATGGCCACCATCTACCGCGCGGTAGACACGCGCGACGGCAAGGTAGTCGCTCTCAAGATTCCCCACCCCGGCATGGAAGCCGATCCCGTGCTGTACGATCGCTTCCAGCGGGAAGCCAGCATCGGCGAAAAGCTCAACCACCCCGGGGTCATGCGCGTCTTCGGCGATGAAAAGCGTTCGCGCGTCTACATGGTCATGGAGTGGTGCGAGGGGCGCCTGCTTCGCAGCATCCTCGACCAGGGCCGCATCTCGCAGGAGCATGCGCTTCACATCGCAGTGAGAGTCCTTGAAGCCCTCGACTACATTCACGCCAACGGCGTCGTTCACCGCGACCTGAAGCCGGAAAACATCATGGTCGACGCCAATGACGACATCAAGCTGATCGACTTCGGCATTGCGGGCGACGCCGCCGCGCGCCGCCTCACGTACGCAAAAATCACCACCGCGCTTGGCAGTCCCAACTACATCTCGCCCGAGCAGGTGAAAGGCAAGCGTGGCGATAGCCGCACCGATATTTACGCCGTGGGCATCATCCTTTACGAGATGCTCACCGGTAAAGTACCGTTCACGGGCTCCAATCCCATGCAGGTCATCAACGACCGACTCCTCAATTACCCGACGCCGCCCAGCGTCCTTGAGCCCTCCATCAGCCCCCAGCTTCAGGAAGCCATCTACCGCGCCATCGAGCGCGAACCGGCCAACCGATACCGTCGCGCGAGCGAATTTGCACACGACCTGCAGCATCTCGATCAAGTGGGTGTGGAAAACCGGCCCGAATTGAACGAGTGGAAAAAGCGCAGGTCCTATTTGCCTCGAAAGATCGCATATTACGCCGCATTGGCGCTGATTCCGGTTGCTATCCTTCTATGCATGGTTCTGCTTTCGCGACACTGA
- a CDS encoding glutamine synthetase family protein yields MSTEFRNFLALSYEELEELNLQAKADRANRVSIDEIREKRLKYLSDEKRIKAVTVLFSDLEGRLHLLDYDKKFLLGSYENLTFDGSSIRGFTAQKESDLRLGIDWSAFYWVPADIFGNGKVLVFGSVIDKDGTPYSGDLRGVLKKYSDTLYAEKGLTLNAANEIEGFLFAGRDAERKFHETGKFEFINTGGYYHVLPLDPLRQFIDTSAEVQRSMGFQNEKDHPEVAPSQFEINYSYGEVVAAADQIQLYKLLTRQIANNMGYTASFLPKPVVGVNGSGMHTNVSISKGKTNLFWDEKGQEQLSGYGWEFIDRILTHALDICLVLNPSVNSYRRLDPHFEAPNQIKASATDRGSMVRVPIGNSRSMRVEVRSVAPDANPYLALYSIFKTGIDGTTSKIENLRQAERYLPDNIYSAIEDFKASKWIGQILGADVQGRYTDLKQASADRCPRALGTFVKAPEVQYHHEVYNQSLWNLF; encoded by the coding sequence ATGTCGACCGAATTCAGGAATTTTCTGGCCCTGTCATACGAGGAGCTGGAAGAGCTCAATCTGCAAGCTAAAGCTGACCGCGCCAACCGCGTGTCCATCGACGAGATTCGCGAAAAGCGGCTGAAGTATTTGTCCGACGAGAAGCGGATCAAGGCCGTCACGGTTCTGTTTTCGGACCTCGAAGGCCGCCTGCACCTTCTCGATTACGACAAGAAGTTCCTTCTCGGCTCTTACGAGAACCTGACCTTTGACGGCTCGTCCATCCGCGGCTTCACCGCTCAGAAAGAGAGCGACCTTCGCCTCGGCATCGACTGGAGCGCGTTCTACTGGGTGCCCGCCGACATCTTCGGCAACGGCAAGGTCCTCGTTTTCGGAAGCGTCATCGACAAGGACGGCACCCCCTACTCCGGCGATCTGCGCGGAGTCTTGAAGAAGTACTCCGACACTCTCTACGCCGAGAAGGGCCTCACTCTCAACGCCGCCAACGAAATCGAAGGCTTCCTGTTCGCCGGCCGCGATGCCGAGCGCAAGTTCCACGAGACCGGCAAGTTCGAGTTCATCAACACCGGCGGCTACTACCACGTGCTGCCTCTCGATCCGCTCCGCCAGTTCATCGACACCTCGGCTGAAGTGCAGCGCTCCATGGGCTTCCAGAACGAAAAGGACCACCCGGAAGTCGCGCCGAGCCAGTTCGAAATTAACTACAGCTACGGCGAGGTCGTTGCTGCCGCCGACCAGATCCAGCTCTACAAGCTGCTCACCCGCCAGATCGCCAACAACATGGGCTACACTGCGTCGTTCCTGCCCAAGCCTGTTGTCGGCGTCAACGGAAGCGGCATGCACACCAACGTCTCCATCTCCAAGGGCAAGACCAACCTGTTCTGGGATGAAAAGGGACAGGAGCAGCTCTCTGGATATGGATGGGAGTTCATCGATCGCATCCTGACGCACGCGCTCGACATCTGCCTCGTCCTCAATCCGAGCGTGAACTCCTACCGCCGTCTCGATCCGCACTTCGAAGCCCCAAATCAGATCAAGGCTTCAGCTACGGACCGCGGATCCATGGTGCGCGTTCCAATCGGCAACTCTCGCTCCATGCGCGTGGAAGTACGCTCTGTGGCTCCGGACGCGAATCCGTACCTCGCGCTCTACTCCATTTTCAAGACCGGCATCGACGGCACGACCTCGAAGATCGAAAACCTGCGCCAGGCCGAGCGCTACCTGCCTGACAACATCTACTCCGCCATTGAGGACTTCAAGGCTTCCAAGTGGATCGGCCAGATCCTCGGCGCCGATGTTCAGGGCCGCTACACCGATCTGAAGCAGGCTTCGGCCGACCGCTGCCCGCGCGCGCTGGGCACGTTCGTCAAGGCTCCGGAGGTGCAGTACCACCACGAGGTCTACAACCAGTCGCTGTGGAACCTGTTCTAA